One window of the Zea mays cultivar B73 chromosome 3, Zm-B73-REFERENCE-NAM-5.0, whole genome shotgun sequence genome contains the following:
- the LOC100382697 gene encoding uncharacterized protein LOC100382697 translates to MVGLGSCSRVPGRISCGPFLPRSSSPCACRASSAHLPLCWARAPSPCSNCAPAGPPPRPWRLPPLGVLPRWWPSSPLMVPSSRPRPLLLTPCARLARSEAVPVEPRPRLSSHDARPAPRPPLPWLLLTGFLESAVVSHEF, encoded by the coding sequence ATGGTCGGCTTGGGATCCTGCTCTCGTGTTCCTGGCCGGATTTCCTGCGGACCTTTCCTCCCTCGGAGTTCGTCTCCCTGCGCGTGCCGCGCCTCCTCAGCTCACCTCCCTCTTTGCTGGGCGCGAGCTCCAAGCCCCTGCTCGAACTGCGCGCCGGCCGGACCTCCACCTCGCCCATGGCGGCTTCCCCCGCTCGGCGTACTCCCTCGCTGGTGGCCGAGCAGCCCACTCATGGTGCCCAGCTCGCGTCCACGTCCCCTGTTGTTGACACCGTGCGCTCGGCTAGCCAGATCCGAGGCCGTCCCCGTCGAGCCGCGACCTCGCCTTAGTTCCCATGACGCTCGTCCTGCTCCCCGACCCCCTCTTCCATGGCTGCTGCTCACCGGATTCCTTGAGTCGGCCGTGGTTTCCCATGAATTTTGA